ATCGATCCCAACGACCATAGCGGCCAGCAGCCGCTCGAGGTCGATTTCCGCGTGCTGGGCACGGACGGCAAGTTCGTCGTGATCGACTTCAGCGTCGCCGGCATCTGGCTGGCCCTCGAGGAGCGCGATCAGTTCAGCTCCTTCCTGGGCCAGAACGGCGGCAGCATCCCGACGCTGATCAGCCATCTGCATGAACTGGCACGGTCGTACCACTGACGCGGCCACCGTCCGGCCGTCCTAACGCGCCCTGCGCTGCAGGAAGAGCGTGAGCGGCGGGAAGGTCAGGCCCTGCACCGTGATCGAAAACGCGACCACGGCATAGGTCATCGCCAGTATGAGGGACCGCTCCGGGCCCGCGCTCAACGTCAGCGCAAGCGCGAGCGACAGGGCGCCGTGCAATCCACCCCAGCCCAGGATTGCGGTCGCGCCCTGCTCGGCATGCCGCAGGCGGAAATAAGCGCCCCAGGGCAGGACGACGGCGAAGCGGGCGGCGACGACGAGGACGATGACCGCGACGATCAAGCCGATCTGGCCCGGATAGAACGGCACGATCAGCATCTCCACGCCCAGCAGCAGGAAGAGCAGCGCGTTGAGGATCTCGTCGACCAGGGTCCAGAAGCTTTTGACGTAGACTTCCGTCTCGCCATGCATCGCCCTCTTGGCACGCTCGCTGCCGAACATCACGCCGGCCCCGACGACGGCGATCGCGCCGCTGAGATGCAGCCATTGCGCGACGGCGTAGACCGCCATGGCGAGCGCGATCGTCAGGCTGACCTCCACCGCGAAGTCGGCGATCGACTCCATGGCCCGGATGGCGACCGCCGCCGCCGCGACGCCGAACAGCAGTCCGCCCAGCGCCTCGACCACGACGGCGCCGATCGCGCGCAACGGATCGGCATCGCCCACGCCGCTCGCAAAGGCGAGCAAGGCGGTGAAAG
The nucleotide sequence above comes from Rhizomicrobium sp.. Encoded proteins:
- a CDS encoding sodium:proton antiporter, whose protein sequence is MTPFELTAVLMTLVAAVGWLNARTLRMPHGVAMLLLGIVVALGLFALRATPDGGPFADGVIGTVARIDFVTTVVGIMLPFLLFAGAMQIDLGEMRRRWASIGALATLGVAGSVAIVGVGTWAIAAALHIALPLPWALVFGALISPTDPVAVLATVKHGKLSKTLQVVLQGEALFNDGVGIVAFTALLAFASGVGDADPLRAIGAVVVEALGGLLFGVAAAAVAIRAMESIADFAVEVSLTIALAMAVYAVAQWLHLSGAIAVVGAGVMFGSERAKRAMHGETEVYVKSFWTLVDEILNALLFLLLGVEMLIVPFYPGQIGLIVAVIVLVVAARFAVVLPWGAYFRLRHAEQGATAILGWGGLHGALSLALALTLSAGPERSLILAMTYAVVAFSITVQGLTFPPLTLFLQRRAR